A genome region from Leptodactylus fuscus isolate aLepFus1 chromosome 6, aLepFus1.hap2, whole genome shotgun sequence includes the following:
- the LOC142210055 gene encoding G-protein coupled receptor 39-like — MQSHYKEAIAFNVCTDRPDQGVPMSPVTATTETPVKLGVCAKSLVSLAYVVLLLAGIFGNTLVIRVLRSIRDRRSVQVSLIYHMCSLACCDILQLVLGVPAELYGSIWSPFPWPLGGVGCSGFYYLWEVLCYAAIFNVLSLSYDRHRATCQPLSLSVHQSSRVRLRICLLWIASLLAGLPVIFYIGLENISIKAGEKKQVSVCTPLSPRIWLFKTSVWASFLTYLGVLMAVAITCWNIRRTLQGNRSDSLEITGPNGSIQLLGRFCGGHVAVRRQNARLLGCIVGVLAVCWLPFQSRRLMTVLRSKDQWTETYYRSYITLQPITNCFYYLSACLTPLLYNLTSRNFRRAFLHSITPCTKGPSPESGSWETHGRDQRIRLSTIGQESSYL, encoded by the exons ATGCAATCCCATTACAAAGAAGCAATTGCATTTAATGTATGCACCGACAGACCCGACCAAGGTGTGCCAATGTCCCCTGTGACTGCCACCACTGAGACACCAGTCAAACTTGGTGTCTGTGCCAAGTCTTTAGTGTCTTTGGCCTATGTTGTTCTGCTACTGGCTGGAATTTTTGGGAACACTTTGGTCATACGGGTTTTGAGAAGCATCCGTGATAGACGAAGTGTTCAAGTCTCTCTTATTTACCACATGTGCAGCCTGGCATGTTGTGACATTTTGCAGCTGGTACTGGGCGTACCAGCTGAGTTGTATGGGAGTATCTGGAGTCCTTTTCCTTGGCCGCTGGGAGGTGTTGGATGCTCTGGTTTCTATTACCTATGGGAAGTGCTTTGTTATGCTGCTATTTTTAATGTACTATCTCTGAGCTATGATAGGCACCGTGCCACCTGTCAACCTCTGAGCCTTTCTGTGCATCAGTCCTCTAGGGTGCGCTTACGGATTTGTTTGCTGTGGATAGCTTCCCTTCTTGCTGGTCTGCCTGTGATTTTTTATATAGGCTTGGAAAACATCAGTATTAAAGCAGGTGAGAAAAAACAAGTATCAGTGTGTACACCACTTAGCCCACGGATATGGCTTTTTAAGACCAGCGTCTGGGCATCTTTCCTTACATACCTCGGGGTATTGATGGCAGTAGCCATAACCTGCTGGAACATCAGGAGAACTCTGCAGGGGAACAGGAGTGATAGTCTAGAAATTACAGGACCTAATGGATCAATACAGCTATTAGGCAGGTTCTGCGGTGGACATGTCGCTGTGCGCCGGCAAAATGCCAGACTATTAG GCTGTATCGTGGGCGTACTAGCCGTGTGCTGGCTACCATTTCAATCACGGAGACTCATGACTGTGCTGCGGAGTAAAGATCAATGGACAGAGACCTATTACCGGTCTTACATCACCTTGCAGCCCATTACTAATTGTTTCTACTATCTCAGTGCTTGCCTTACacctctgctgtataacctgACATCCCGCAACTTCCGCAGAGCCTTTCTGCATAGCATCACACCCTGCACAAAAGGGCCTTCTCCAgagtcaggatcctgggaaacaCACGGAAGAGATCAAAGGATCAGGCTTTCTACCATAGGACAAGAATCAAGTTATTTATGA